From a region of the Fervidicoccaceae archaeon genome:
- a CDS encoding trypsin-like peptidase domain-containing protein, producing the protein MVDRMSIDHLSKDIVRIVEQAKESVVTIASQIPHPLTLFGFEPLKSFGSGFLVEEGFIITNAHVVQNAKRVNVMYWDGYAETAEVIASDNSRDLALLEATSHGKPIGMGDSENINVGEIVLAIGSPLGLPGPSVSMGIVSATGRIIVNESFSLEDLIQTDAAINPGNSGGPLVNLRGEAIGVTTAIVPFAQGIGFALPINSVKRFIYMLRKFGKPVRAWIGVNVTSIGPMIARMYGLGAREGLMVVRVIPGTPASKAGLREGDVILKANGRVVRKVSNLREAIEDSVERGRVKIEIKRGEIVFETDVDIIVEEL; encoded by the coding sequence TTGGTTGATAGAATGTCGATAGATCATCTTAGCAAAGATATTGTCAGGATTGTAGAGCAGGCAAAAGAATCCGTTGTCACTATAGCTTCTCAGATACCCCATCCTCTCACTCTTTTTGGCTTTGAACCATTGAAGAGCTTTGGGTCTGGCTTCCTTGTGGAGGAAGGGTTTATAATAACAAACGCTCATGTTGTCCAAAATGCCAAAAGAGTAAACGTAATGTATTGGGACGGGTACGCAGAAACTGCGGAAGTTATTGCTTCAGACAATTCCAGAGATCTGGCACTCCTTGAAGCAACTTCGCATGGAAAGCCAATTGGCATGGGGGATTCAGAAAATATAAATGTTGGAGAAATAGTCCTGGCCATAGGATCCCCTCTTGGGCTCCCAGGCCCATCGGTCTCCATGGGGATTGTCAGCGCAACTGGTAGAATAATAGTGAATGAGTCCTTTTCTCTAGAAGACCTCATCCAGACCGATGCTGCAATAAACCCAGGAAACAGCGGTGGACCTCTGGTGAATTTGAGAGGAGAAGCTATTGGAGTCACGACGGCAATTGTTCCATTTGCACAGGGAATAGGCTTTGCCCTTCCGATAAATAGTGTGAAGAGATTTATATATATGCTGAGAAAGTTTGGAAAGCCAGTTAGGGCTTGGATAGGAGTTAATGTTACCTCAATTGGACCAATGATTGCGAGGATGTATGGCCTTGGAGCAAGGGAGGGGCTCATGGTTGTGAGGGTAATTCCTGGAACTCCGGCAAGCAAAGCTGGGTTGAGAGAAGGCGATGTAATCCTTAAAGCTAATGGGAGGGTTGTTAGAAAAGTAAGCAATTTGAGGGAAGCTATAGAGGATAGCGTGGAAAGAGGGAGAGTGAAGATTGAGATAAAAAGGGGAGAGATTGTTTTTGAGACAGATGTTGACATTATAGTAGAAGAGCTATAG
- a CDS encoding acetamidase/formamidase family protein, translated as MTVESFIVNEEFTNGIIGPHVRMLGTLADGGKVRFVTAPGCWGPMITPTLRGGHEVNVPVLIEGANVGDSIAIKIEKISVRSKVSTTGVDSSVANAFIGDPYVFKKCPVCNEPWPNFEIVGIGVEAIRCKKCGSPVSPFRMLHGYTAVFDEKMKYALTVRKEMAERIAQDAEKEIALPKNSKQIPAPLLAKADIVGTPSRLRPFLGQIGTSPAVDIPDSHNAGDFGYFLIDAPHPYRITREQYDKALTDGHLDVDATREGAIIIAPSKIKGAGVYIGDAHALQGDGEVAGHTLDVSSEVVLRVEVIKGLEIEGPIILPQEQDLPPLAKPWRKDEWEEVLSYARSSGIEIEQVAPIQVIGSGPTLNDAAKKGFERASKLLGMRYEEVLNRVTYSGAVEIGRLPGIVQVSLQVPIEKLEKINLADIVIKHYNLPF; from the coding sequence ATGACAGTGGAAAGCTTTATTGTAAATGAAGAATTTACCAACGGGATAATAGGTCCCCATGTAAGGATGTTAGGAACACTTGCTGATGGAGGAAAAGTCAGATTTGTTACTGCTCCAGGTTGCTGGGGTCCTATGATTACACCAACACTTAGAGGAGGACATGAAGTAAATGTCCCCGTTCTCATTGAAGGGGCGAATGTAGGAGACTCAATTGCCATTAAAATTGAGAAAATATCCGTGAGGTCGAAAGTATCCACAACTGGAGTTGATAGCTCCGTAGCAAACGCATTTATAGGAGATCCCTATGTTTTCAAAAAATGTCCTGTATGCAATGAGCCTTGGCCTAATTTTGAAATTGTAGGTATAGGAGTTGAGGCTATAAGATGCAAAAAATGTGGCTCGCCAGTGTCGCCCTTCAGGATGCTTCATGGCTATACTGCAGTATTCGATGAAAAAATGAAATATGCTTTAACTGTAAGAAAGGAAATGGCAGAGAGAATAGCTCAAGATGCAGAGAAGGAAATAGCACTGCCGAAAAACTCAAAACAGATTCCAGCACCTCTATTAGCAAAGGCAGATATTGTGGGAACTCCATCGAGATTGAGACCATTTCTTGGGCAGATAGGAACGAGCCCAGCAGTTGATATACCAGATTCTCATAATGCTGGAGATTTTGGTTACTTCCTCATAGATGCTCCGCATCCTTATAGAATAACAAGAGAGCAGTATGATAAGGCCCTCACAGATGGACACTTAGATGTTGATGCAACGAGGGAAGGAGCAATAATCATTGCCCCATCAAAGATAAAAGGAGCTGGCGTGTACATTGGAGATGCTCATGCCCTTCAGGGAGACGGAGAGGTAGCGGGGCATACACTCGACGTTTCCAGCGAAGTTGTTTTGAGGGTTGAGGTTATCAAAGGTCTGGAAATCGAGGGCCCAATAATTCTTCCTCAAGAACAGGATCTTCCTCCTCTAGCTAAACCCTGGAGAAAGGATGAATGGGAAGAGGTACTATCTTACGCCAGATCATCTGGAATTGAAATTGAACAAGTTGCCCCAATTCAAGTCATTGGCTCAGGTCCCACATTAAACGATGCTGCTAAAAAGGGATTTGAGAGAGCTTCAAAGCTACTTGGAATGAGATATGAGGAAGTTTTGAACAGGGTAACCTATTCCGGTGCTGTTGAAATTGGTCGTCTGCCAGGGATAGTTCAAGTTTCTCTGCAGGTTCCAATTGAGAAGCTAGAAAAAATAAACCTAGCAGATATTGTAATCAAGCACTACAACCTTCCATTCTAA
- a CDS encoding SDR family oxidoreductase produces the protein MKRFFGKVCVVTGGAKGIGAAISSRLGREGCLVIIGDIDSDAGKFREEELRREGMEVYFLKADVTKSDEVKRLMDTAGEFKGRIDVLVNNAGIPFTGNDIEKQTEDEFRRIIETNLYGLWLCAKYALKYMKERGGVIVNIASTRAYQSEENTEPYSASKGGVIALTHSLAISLSKYRIRVVSISPGWIDTSEWQVPPKKVELSPLDHLQHPAGRVGRPEDVANLVAFLASDEADWMTGIDIIIDGGMTKKMIYLDENVLKKYLSLLEKK, from the coding sequence ATGAAGAGATTCTTTGGGAAAGTTTGTGTTGTAACTGGTGGCGCTAAGGGGATTGGAGCTGCAATATCCTCAAGACTTGGAAGAGAGGGGTGTCTCGTAATAATAGGAGATATCGATTCTGATGCTGGAAAATTCAGAGAGGAGGAATTAAGAAGAGAAGGAATGGAAGTTTACTTTTTGAAAGCCGATGTAACGAAAAGCGATGAAGTGAAAAGATTGATGGATACAGCCGGTGAGTTCAAGGGGAGGATCGACGTATTAGTGAACAATGCAGGAATACCCTTCACTGGGAACGATATTGAGAAACAAACTGAGGATGAATTCAGAAGGATAATTGAAACTAATTTATATGGATTATGGCTTTGTGCTAAATATGCTTTGAAGTATATGAAGGAAAGAGGTGGTGTGATTGTTAACATTGCATCGACTAGAGCATATCAATCGGAGGAGAATACTGAACCGTATTCAGCATCCAAAGGAGGAGTAATCGCTCTAACGCATTCACTTGCTATTAGTCTCTCAAAATATAGAATCAGAGTAGTATCGATATCTCCAGGCTGGATAGACACAAGCGAATGGCAAGTTCCTCCGAAAAAAGTAGAGCTTTCCCCTCTTGATCATTTGCAGCATCCTGCTGGAAGAGTTGGAAGACCGGAGGATGTCGCAAACCTTGTTGCTTTTCTTGCTTCGGATGAAGCAGATTGGATGACTGGTATTGATATAATTATTGATGGTGGAATGACGAAAAAGATGATATATTTAGATGAAAATGTTTTGAAGAAATACCTCTCTCTCCTTGAAAAAAAGTAG
- a CDS encoding 2-oxoacid:ferredoxin oxidoreductase subunit alpha, with product MKEINIIIGGPQGSGIETSMSILSRAFTRKGYGIIASREYFSNIVGRHSYIVMRVSSEKLPQSIDLPVQIIAASDAETVFTHFDEIRGGGALIYDINNEKKKLNEVPSMENITKQRIRRKLESKGLDQAVSSIIEYLRKEEGIKPIGIDFASILSELSKKFKLDPGHLSRYVSTILVSSISTVIGLEDDYLLFGITSHFKNRENILKHNLALYEMVSERLHSMKEILPLDTPKLKIEKMMVLTGNDAVAIGKIVGGARYQAYYPITPAADESTTLEKYGHGTEGNQDIGPIVILQTEDEISAISSTIGAALTGARSSTATSGPGFDLMVEALSWAGANEVPIVITYYQRGGPSTGQPTRGSQSDLMNAIFSSHGEFARIVISSGDHEEAILDAAEAFNLAEKFQVPVIHLLDKFLANTTASVKIPDIEKIRIERGSIFRNGGEYRRFDASNSISPRAFIGDDGIVIWYSGDEHDEIGHIVEDPENRIKMYEKRMKKLELIRKEVPLNEKLKVYGFEDPEFIIIGWGSTKGVAVEALESAAKEVGVRGAYVNLKMLWPFPSEELKEIVGKISEKKIIVAEHSYEANIARLMAMEAGLNVGGKIVKYTGRPFFLSEFYRALKSILFDNEEKVVLTLGA from the coding sequence TTGAAAGAAATCAACATAATAATTGGAGGACCACAGGGTTCAGGTATAGAGACATCGATGTCAATACTCAGCAGAGCTTTTACCAGGAAGGGATATGGAATCATTGCTAGCAGAGAGTACTTTTCAAACATAGTTGGAAGACATAGCTATATAGTAATGAGGGTTTCATCTGAGAAGCTTCCTCAATCAATAGACTTGCCTGTTCAGATAATAGCAGCATCTGATGCCGAAACTGTTTTCACGCATTTCGATGAAATAAGAGGCGGAGGAGCCCTCATCTACGATATTAACAATGAGAAAAAGAAGCTAAATGAAGTTCCAAGCATGGAGAATATAACCAAGCAGAGAATAAGAAGAAAGCTGGAAAGCAAGGGATTAGATCAGGCAGTATCGTCGATTATCGAATATTTGAGAAAAGAGGAAGGAATAAAACCAATAGGCATAGACTTTGCTTCTATTCTCTCAGAGCTCTCAAAAAAATTCAAGCTGGATCCAGGGCATCTCTCAAGATATGTAAGTACCATACTTGTATCATCCATTTCAACAGTCATTGGCCTCGAGGACGATTACCTCCTATTTGGGATAACTTCGCACTTCAAAAACAGGGAGAACATCTTAAAGCATAATTTAGCTCTTTATGAGATGGTTTCTGAGCGTCTCCACTCAATGAAAGAGATCCTCCCGCTTGATACTCCCAAGCTAAAAATAGAAAAGATGATGGTCCTCACAGGAAATGATGCTGTAGCTATTGGCAAGATAGTTGGAGGAGCAAGATATCAGGCATACTATCCAATAACTCCCGCGGCCGATGAAAGCACAACTCTGGAAAAATATGGCCACGGAACAGAGGGCAATCAAGACATAGGTCCAATAGTGATCCTCCAAACAGAGGATGAAATTTCCGCCATATCATCAACAATAGGAGCAGCACTGACTGGTGCAAGGAGCTCAACTGCAACAAGCGGTCCAGGATTCGATCTGATGGTTGAAGCACTTTCTTGGGCAGGGGCAAATGAAGTCCCAATAGTTATAACGTATTATCAAAGGGGCGGTCCGAGCACAGGACAGCCTACTAGAGGAAGCCAGAGCGATCTAATGAATGCGATCTTTTCTTCACATGGGGAGTTCGCTAGAATAGTCATATCATCAGGCGATCATGAAGAAGCAATTTTAGATGCTGCTGAAGCATTCAATTTGGCCGAAAAATTTCAAGTTCCAGTCATCCACCTTTTGGATAAATTTCTAGCCAATACAACCGCTTCCGTGAAAATACCTGATATTGAAAAAATCAGAATAGAGAGGGGTTCTATCTTCAGAAATGGAGGCGAGTACAGAAGATTCGATGCCTCTAATTCTATCTCTCCAAGGGCATTCATAGGGGATGATGGGATAGTTATCTGGTATAGCGGAGATGAGCACGATGAAATTGGCCACATCGTGGAGGACCCGGAAAATAGAATAAAAATGTATGAAAAAAGAATGAAAAAGCTCGAGCTAATAAGAAAGGAAGTTCCTTTAAACGAGAAACTCAAGGTCTATGGCTTTGAGGATCCAGAATTTATCATCATTGGTTGGGGATCAACAAAAGGAGTTGCTGTCGAGGCTTTGGAGTCTGCTGCAAAGGAGGTTGGAGTTAGAGGGGCCTACGTGAACCTAAAAATGCTTTGGCCATTTCCTTCCGAAGAGCTCAAGGAGATTGTGGGGAAAATTTCGGAGAAAAAAATTATTGTTGCTGAGCATAGCTATGAAGCTAACATAGCACGTCTCATGGCTATGGAGGCTGGGCTCAACGTTGGAGGAAAAATTGTGAAATACACAGGAAGGCCCTTCTTCCTTAGTGAATTCTACAGGGCTCTGAAATCAATTCTCTTTGACAATGAAGAGAAGGTGGTGTTGACTCTTGGAGCATGA